A part of Pantoea vagans genomic DNA contains:
- a CDS encoding pesticin C-terminus-like muramidase — MSISGSVGVGGRNQYGDVKTVQQLLQRNGYPQLRADGRMGPKTIEAIKQFQSRFMSRPDGVVDIHGKTWSSLMRGNVPGNAPPRPAAPPVNNPSTGPLVVSAGQVTFDAEGDDSPTSRYFSRHIHWPEKMESGVTLGRGYDLGSRSEASISAQLQAAGLPASQAAMIAKGAGLKGDQARQFVRNNQAAIGTISHQQQINLFEAIYPGYVERARKNYDNYTDNQPGKVAWENLHPAIRDIMVDFVYQGWTKGPRPMMAGMTNDFDTLIHYIESTPAISAGETGRRRANYLRKNR, encoded by the coding sequence ATGAGTATTTCTGGCTCGGTTGGTGTCGGTGGCCGTAATCAATACGGCGACGTGAAGACAGTACAGCAGTTGTTACAGCGCAATGGATATCCACAACTTCGTGCGGATGGCCGCATGGGACCGAAAACCATTGAGGCGATTAAGCAGTTTCAATCCCGTTTTATGTCTCGCCCGGATGGTGTTGTCGATATCCATGGCAAGACGTGGAGCAGCCTGATGCGCGGAAACGTACCGGGTAATGCCCCACCAAGGCCAGCAGCGCCGCCAGTTAATAACCCGTCCACCGGGCCGCTGGTGGTGAGTGCCGGACAGGTTACATTCGATGCTGAAGGGGATGACTCTCCGACCAGCCGCTATTTTAGCCGTCATATTCACTGGCCAGAAAAAATGGAGTCCGGTGTGACGCTGGGTCGCGGTTACGATCTGGGATCGCGTTCTGAAGCGAGTATTTCTGCACAACTTCAGGCCGCTGGGTTGCCGGCAAGTCAGGCCGCCATGATCGCCAAAGGTGCAGGTCTTAAAGGTGACCAGGCCCGTCAGTTTGTTCGTAACAACCAGGCCGCTATAGGGACAATCAGTCATCAGCAGCAAATTAACTTATTTGAAGCGATTTATCCGGGCTACGTCGAACGTGCACGGAAGAACTATGACAATTATACTGATAACCAGCCAGGTAAAGTGGCTTGGGAAAATCTCCATCCTGCTATCAGAGACATCATGGTGGACTTCGTTTATCAGGGCTGGACTAAAGGTCCTCGCCCGATGATGGCGGGCATGACCAACGATTTTGATACACTGATCCATTATATTGAAAGCACGCCAGCTATCAGTGCAGGTGAGACTGGCAGGCGTCGTGCAAATTATCTTCGTAAAAATCGTTAA